In one Rutidosis leptorrhynchoides isolate AG116_Rl617_1_P2 chromosome 8, CSIRO_AGI_Rlap_v1, whole genome shotgun sequence genomic region, the following are encoded:
- the LOC139864027 gene encoding uncharacterized protein — MDIITKLPKTVGGHDTIWVIIDLLKKSAHFLPIRETDKMEKLAHVYLKEVVSRHGVPISIIFDRDGRFTSKFWQALQEVGDKVTLKISPWKGVVHFDKRGKLSPRYIGPVAYILELLQELSEVHDTFHVSNLKKCLLDESLVIPLEKIQVDGRLHFVEEPIEMTNRKVKCMKQSNIPIVKDRRNAP; from the exons atggatatCATCACTAAGTTACCCAAAACTGTAGGAGGtcatgatacgatttgggttatcattgatctTCTTAAGAAGTCTGCTCATTTCctaccgattagggaaacagataagatggagaagttggcacatgtTTACCTAAAAGAAGTGgtttctcgacatggagtgccgatatccattattttcGATAGAGACGGCAGATTTACATCTAAATTCTGGCAAGCATTGCAAGAG gttggagataagGTTACGCTCAagatatcaccttggaagggtgtagtgcATTTTGATAAGCGAGGCAAGctaagtccgaggtatattggaccggtagcgtacatACTAGAGTTACTACAAGAACTCAGTGAAGTTCATGACACTTTCCATGTTTCTAACTTAAAGAAATGCTTATTGGAtgaaagtttggtaattcctttgGAAAAGATACAAGTTGATGGTAGACTTCATTTCgtagaggaacctattgaaatgaCGAACCGTAAGGTCAAATGTatgaagcagagcaacataccgattgtaaaAGATCGGAGGAATGCGCCGTAG